A genomic segment from Glycine soja cultivar W05 chromosome 20, ASM419377v2, whole genome shotgun sequence encodes:
- the LOC114402944 gene encoding cysteine-rich receptor-like protein kinase 29, whose protein sequence is MIVPIASNILIIERTIRMPGVSSMLLFFLFVILISQVSALSVTCDYSEVGNYTANSTYNTNLNTLLSTLSSNTEINYGFYNFSHGQSPDRVNVIGLCRGDLAPDECRSCLNYARSNLTQDCPNQKEAIIQHRKCMLRYSNRTIFGNPEVQPCTCLRNLSNVMYGDEFKQVLANLMRNLKGVAASGDSRRKYATDNVTTGNFETIYGLVQCTPDLSEIQCNDCLDWTISQIPYCCNITNCGGAVGPSCNIRFQNYRFYNQTIMLDPEIPPSWPASPPFADISPETEESGNTIVIVISIVVPTVVVVLLICLCLYLRRRKARKNLVVKEDEVEDEIKIAESLQFNFNTIQVASEDFSDSNKLGQGGFGAVYRGRLSNGQMIAVKRLSRDSGQGDTEFKNEVLLVAKLQHRNLVRLLGFCLEGNERLLVYEYVPNKSLDYFIFDPNMKAQLDWKSRYKIIRGIARGLLYLHEDSRLRIIHRDLKASNILLDEEMSPKIADFGMARLVLVDQTQANTSRIVGTYGYMAPEYAMHGQFSVKSDVFSFGVLVLEILSGQNNSGIHHGENVEDLLSFAWRSWKEGTAINIVDPSLNNNSRNEMMRCIHIGLLCVQENLADRPTMATIMLMLNSYSLSLPIPAKPAFYMNSRTESLPDMQSWEYN, encoded by the exons ATGATCGTACCTATAGCTTCCAATATTCTGATAATCGAGAGGACGATCAGGATGCCTGGTGTTTCTTCCatgcttcttttctttctatttgtAATATTAATATCTCAAGTCAGTGCCTTAAGCGTAACCTGTGATTACAGCGAGGTCGGAAATTACACAGCAAATAGCACCTATAACACCAATCTGAACACCCTTTTATCCACTCTCTCTTCCAACACAGAAATTAATTACGGTTTCTACAACTTCTCACATGGTCAAAGCCCAGACAGAGTCAACGTCATTGGACTCTGCAGGGGAGATCTGGCGCCAGATGAGTGCCGCAGTTGCCTCAACTATGCCAGAAGCAATCTCACGCAGGATTGTCCAAACCAGAAAGAGGCAATTATACAACATAGAAAATGCATGTTGCGCTACTCGAACCGCACAATATTTGGCAATCCGGAAGTTCAACCTTGTACTTGTTTGCGGAACTTATCCAATGTAATGTACGGGGATGAGTTCAAGCAAGTGCTTGCGAACTTAATGAGGAACCTCAAAGGTGTAGCTGCATCGGGTGACTCTCGTCGTAAGTATGCTACGGATAATGTAACTACTGGAAATTTTGAAACCATATATGGTCTTGTGCAGTGCACCCCTGATTTGTCTGAGATACAATGCAATGACTGCTTGGATTGGACTATCTCACAAATCCCATATTGTTGTAATATAACGAACTGTGGTGGAGCTGTTGGACCCAGTTGTAATATTAGATTTCAAAACTACCGCTTCTACAACCAGACGATTATGTTGGACCCAGAGATACCACCATCATGGCCAGCATCACCTCCTTTCGCCGACATTTCCCCAGAAACAGAAG AAAGTGGCAACACAATAGTTATTGTCATCTCCATAGTTGTGCCAACTGTTGTTGTCGTTTTGCTCATTTGTCTCTGCCTCTATTTAAGGAGGAGGAAGGCTAGGAAAAATCTTGTAG TTAAAGAAGATGAAGTTGAGGATGAAATTAAAATTGCCGAGTCATTGCAATTTAACTTCAACACAATACAAGTTGCTTCAGAAGACTTCTCTGATTCTAATAAACTTGGACAAGGTGGATTTGGAGCTGTTTACAGG GGTAGGCTCTCTAATGGGCAGATGATTGCAGTTAAAAGGTTGTCAAGAGATTCTGGCCAAGGAGATACAGAATTTAAGAATGAGGTGCTTTTAGTGGCCAAGCTTCAGCACCGAAATTTAGTTAGGCTACTTGGTTTCTGCTTGGAAGGAAATGAAAGGCTACTTGTCTATGAATATGTTCCTAATAAAAGCCTTGATTATTTCATATTTG ATCCAAACATGAAAGCACAATTGGATTGGAAAAGTCGCTACAAAATCATTAGAGGTATAGCTCGAGGCCTTCTATACCTCCATGAAGATTCTCGACTGCGTATTATACATCGTGATCTCAAAGCAAGCAACATTCTCTTAGACGAAGAGATGAGTCCGAAAATAGCAGATTTTGGCATGGCAAGACTGGTTTTAGTGGATCAAACTCAAGCAAATACAAGTAGAATTGTTGGAACCTA TGGATATATGGCACCAGAATATGCAATGCATGGACAATTTTCAGTGAAATCAGATGTCTTCAGTTTTGGTGTACTAGTTCTTGAGATTTTAAGCGGCCAAAATAACAGTGGCATTCATCATGGGGAGAATGTTGAGGATCTACTAAGTTTC GCATGGAGAAGTTGGAAGGAGGGGACAGCTATAAATATTGTAGATCCATCATTAAACAACAATTCACGAAATGAAATGATGAGATGCATCCATATTGGTTTACTTTGTGTTCAAGAAAATTTAGCGGACAGACCAACCATGGCTACCATTATGCTCATGCTAAATAGCTATTCTCTAAGTCTCCCCATTCCCGCCAAACCTGCATTTTATATGAACAGTAGAACTGAAAGTCTTCCAGACATGCAGTCATGGGAATACAACTGA